CCACTTCAAGCTTCTTTAGATTATTGAACAGGGTTGCGGTCGCTAGTCCCGTGTGCGCTGTAAGAACGCTGTGCGTGTCCTGCCCACCAACGGGTAACGATGTGCCCTGCAAGTGCCCGACCCCATGGGCTAGTACCGTGTCGCTGGTACCGTGATAAATAGGGAGGTCAACGTCGATAGCGGGAATCTTCAGACGCGCCATCATCGCTGGCGCGCTTGAGAGTAGAGACCAGTATTCCCCTTCAGGGTCGGACTCCCCCAGTAGAGTGGGAACGCGGCTTTCGCCGCTTACATCAATCTGTCCGGTGGAGAGCTTTTCGTTATACTTCCTGGCCTGCTGCAAACGGACCTCATTACCGGGGTCCTTATCGGCCAATACTTCGTCTTGAAACTGAACGATCGCTTTTGACTCGTGGTACTGCGACCACCAGGCAGCAGTCGAGGGATACATGAAAACAACGAGTCCCGTGAGTCCAATAATGACCACCATCAGCGCGCTCCATCGGAACCGCCATTGGCGCGGTTTCTTGGCATGCGCACCGCCCGTTCGAGGCCTGCTACCGCGGTTGGGCGGGACAGTCCCGTCAGGTGGCATTGCCACTGACCTCATGTCCGACGCGGTTTGGCTTGCCCTCGTCTTGGTAGCGGTACTCACAGAACCTATTTACCTCTGGCCTAGTCGTTGATGATGGTGATCTTTAGCAACGAGAGCGGGGCGAGGAACTCCAGTGCAAATGTTCCTCGCCCCGCGCCGCACCATCGAATTGGTGCAGTCGTTGCCACTACTTGTTACCGGCGCCTACGCCTCAGTCTCCTGGCGGCGACGAGTCACTAGGTAAACACCAACAGCAATCGCGCCCAGACCCAAACCTCCGATGGTCATCAGCAGAGTGCCGTTCGCGCCGGTGAGAGGTAGATCCGGACCATCCTTCTGGGTGTTCGTAATGTCGATGTCGAGCATGGTGGCGGTGCCGGGTGTGATCGTCACCTGGGTAACATCTCCTCCGGTGTATCCGGCAGGAACCTTGGTCTCGTATAGGCAGTAGTCCTTGCTTGGATCGGTCAACGGACCATCATTACTGTTCGCGATCCACAGGCCCAGAGGAGAGGAAGCCGGAGCGGTGTTGTCCCACAGAACGACACCGGTTGCATCGGACTTACCAGACGCTACCTTCCCGGTTGCCGGAGCGTTGTGGGGGCATGAAGTGTCGGTCATCGGGTAGACCTCGAACTCTGCGCCCGATAGAACCTCGCCGTCCTGGTCAACCTTGTTGACTTTCAACTGCCCCCAGTAGGTCAACGGATTCGGAGGATCAACCGGAGGCGTAGGAGTGGTGGTTCCGTTGAACTCTGAACCATAGCCAGGATCGTCCGGATTCTCGGACATGGGGTTCTCAATAGTTCCCGTGCTAGTGACAGCAGTGACCTTGCCTGTGAAAGCGATCTTGATGACATCGCCTTCCTTCAGGGCGGCGAGCGCCGTTGTCCCTAGTGACCAACGAACCTCATCGGTTGCGTTGGTGGCGGGTGTCTGCGTGTAGTCGGTCACCGCGACATCATTGATGGTGATCGAGGTAAGACCGCCGAACTGCATCCCAGGGGAAAAGTGCTCCCAAATGCTTGCTGACGAGTACTCAGTTTCTCCTGCCTTCAGAGCGGGAACAGTCTGAGAGATTTCATATGCGACCGTGTCGCCGACCTTGTAGCCCGCCTGGGTTGCGTCTTCGTTGATGGTCTTCTTGGGACCCTCTGTAACCTGGTTCTTCGGATAGGCGTATACCTGGTACAGCCAGTCACCGTCAGCAGGTAGCGGCATCGTCACGAAGAAGGGTTGGGCCTCGCTGGTTACACTAACCGGAACCTGTGCACCAGAGACCATTTTGTAGGCGCCGGTGGCGTCTGTCTCTTCGACGTAGTACAGACCAAGTGGAAGATTGCCGAAGTTCAGTTCGCCGTTATCGCCAGTCGTCCCGACCCTGGGGGCAAAATCCGTATCTGAAACCGTGCACAATTCACCGTCGGTAGTGCCGGCAGGCTTGGTCGTCGGGTACCCCGTGGTAGGAACCTTCGCCCACGCATCTGGGTCAGTCAGATCCAGCGGAGTGCAGGTACCAGCGCCATCTGAAACGCCAATCTGCCAGAGAGTGAACTCAACGCCTCCAAGAACAGGCTGGTTAATGGTCTGTTGGGTGCCATCACCAGCGTCGTCAGCACTGCCTTCATGCTTGACGATGGTCAGTGAACCCTCGTCCGGATGACCCGGCTGATCCGGACCAACTTCTGCGGCGAACGCGGCGCCCGATGCGGCGACCACACCCGTCAGGGCCAACGCCAGTGCGCTGGCACCAGCGGCAAGACGCCGCTTCGTATTACTAATCGTCATTTCTCTGTTATTCCCTTCATTCCGCCAGTCTGTTGCCGCGGAAGTCTGTTACAGCGATCTATTCCTCTGTGTTGAATCAGGTGGTCACTCTGCGTGGACTCCGGCCCCTTTCTTCCGGAGGGCCTTGGCTCCGAGGAGAGCGGCTCCGAAAAGACCACCACCCAGGAAAGCGAACATCGCGGAACTCATGCCGCCAGTCAAGGGAAGATTTGGCCCATCCGCCTGCTCGTTCACAATCTCGCCGACGTTGTATGACGGATTTGAACCCGTAACATCGACATCGAAGCTGGGCAGGGCAGGGCCCAACCTATATCCCGCAGGAGCCTTGGTTTCAGTAAGTGTGTACTGACCGCTACCGATGTTCCAAACCTCAAAGTAGCCAGCACGATAGTCCATGTCGTGGTAGCCCCCGCTTAGGCAACCCAAGG
The sequence above is a segment of the Actinomycetaceae bacterium MB13-C1-2 genome. Coding sequences within it:
- a CDS encoding class C sortase yields the protein MVVIIGLTGLVVFMYPSTAAWWSQYHESKAIVQFQDEVLADKDPGNEVRLQQARKYNEKLSTGQIDVSGESRVPTLLGESDPEGEYWSLLSSAPAMMARLKIPAIDVDLPIYHGTSDTVLAHGVGHLQGTSLPVGGQDTHSVLTAHTGLATATLFNNLKKLEVGDTFTISVAGEVLTYEVYETQTILPEETGSLIVQGGKDIVTLVTCTPLGINTHRYLVTAKRVTPTPEADIAAAQAVPDIPGFPWWAVILPAGVVAGGVFMWRAGYPPKPRKKKSADR
- a CDS encoding SpaH/EbpB family LPXTG-anchored major pilin: MTISNTKRRLAAGASALALALTGVVAASGAAFAAEVGPDQPGHPDEGSLTIVKHEGSADDAGDGTQQTINQPVLGGVEFTLWQIGVSDGAGTCTPLDLTDPDAWAKVPTTGYPTTKPAGTTDGELCTVSDTDFAPRVGTTGDNGELNFGNLPLGLYYVEETDATGAYKMVSGAQVPVSVTSEAQPFFVTMPLPADGDWLYQVYAYPKNQVTEGPKKTINEDATQAGYKVGDTVAYEISQTVPALKAGETEYSSASIWEHFSPGMQFGGLTSITINDVAVTDYTQTPATNATDEVRWSLGTTALAALKEGDVIKIAFTGKVTAVTSTGTIENPMSENPDDPGYGSEFNGTTTPTPPVDPPNPLTYWGQLKVNKVDQDGEVLSGAEFEVYPMTDTSCPHNAPATGKVASGKSDATGVVLWDNTAPASSPLGLWIANSNDGPLTDPSKDYCLYETKVPAGYTGGDVTQVTITPGTATMLDIDITNTQKDGPDLPLTGANGTLLMTIGGLGLGAIAVGVYLVTRRRQETEA